From the uncultured Methanomethylovorans sp. genome, the window GATTCTCTATTATTAGAATCCTTTTCCATAAATGCACTCACAGTAGCCATAACTGGCAGGTCCTGATCTTGTTAACTCGCAGGGAAATTCAGCACATTCAAAACAGAGCCTAGAACCTTTTTCAAAAGCAAAACTTGCAATTTTACATAATTAGTTTTGTCTGGGGATACATCCTGACTCTCCATTAGGGAGCAACTGATTCAATACAACTACATTTTATTACTTTCACCCAGCTAAAACAATCTATAAAACCTTTTAGTTTTACGGATTGATTGGGGCATGTCCGTGATTGGAGCAAACTATCCAGGTTGTCGAGACCTAGAATTTAACGCTTGTTAATTGAATCTCTTATATGCCGGTTCTCAATCTTCTATAAGAGTCATTTACCACAGTTATCGAGTTAAAAGAAGTCAAAAGAAAGATGAGGTGTGAGCGTTCGTTATGAACGCTCAGATCTTTGATGAGGTGGCTGACTCAAGGCACTGGATAGTACAATACATCACATTGCGGACGCACTTGCTCAGGACGTACATCTTACTACCACAGTGTTGACAGGTTACAGCTACAAACTCCATATTATTTTTCTCCTCATTCGTTTTTCAGGTTATGAATCCACTTTCAACCTTTTGGATCTCTTTGTGGTTCCGTCACCTTGCTATTGATCTGATACATACCTTCTAAAAACAAGTATATAATATTTTCTACACTATTAGATATGCTTATTCTCATTATGATGAGATTTGCTTGCTATAGAACATTTGTAGACTTAGAGAACGAAGCAAAAATGAAAATATCCAATAGTTTTTGGAGTTAAAATGAAAGTTCAAAAAAGAAAAACTAGGGTCTCTCCCTAGCAAGTAGGATTAGGACAAATATCCATTATTCCAGAAAAAGGTTTTTTCCGAATCTCTTTCGAACTTTTCAAAGACACTCTTGTAAAGAGCAGGATACTTTGCCTCTTCAAGAGGAATACAGAACATTCTTCCCGGATATTCAGCACTTCCTCCCAAGCCAATTACAACAAAGAAAGGTAGATCGCTTTCCCTTAATATTTATTTGTCTAGAGAAGAGTGCATGCATTAACAAGAATTCTAAAATATGTTGTGCGGAAATCGCGTAAAATTACAAACACTTTTTTAAGCATATACCTGTACTATAGCGGGGCTCATCCTAGAACTACTTAGAACGCCCGCAAACTCACATTTACATCAATACACGCATTACATGACAATATGGTTGTGAATCAATACAAATGAAAACAGTTTATAATAGCAAATCTTAAAATAAACCTACTAAAAGGGGAATTAATATGAAAGCAGTTGTATGCCCAAAATACGGCCCTCCTGAAGTTTTTCGGCTGGATGAGGTTGAAAAGCCCGTTCCCGGGGATAATGAAGTACTGATAAAGGTTCACGCAGCAAACGTAACTCCTGCAGATGTCGCTTTTCGAAAAGGCCATCCTTTCATGTCGAGATTATTCACTGGCCTCCTCAAACCAAAATTCATACCTGGGGACGAGCTGGCCGGAGAAATTGAAGATGTAGGCAAGAACGTCAGGGGATTCAAGCAAGGTGACAAGGTTTTCGGATCAAGTGGTACCACTTTTGGTGCCCATGCAGAATATGTATGTCTGCCCGAAGAAGCGGCACTATCAATGAAACCTGACAACACAGATTATGGAGAAGCTGTAGCAATCTGCTATTCAGGTTTAACAGCATTGCCTTTCCTTAGAGACAAAGCAGGTATCAAGGGAGGGCAGCAAATCCTCATCAATGGTGCTTCCAGTTCGATCGGGACTCTTGCGGTGCAGCTTGCCAGATACTATGGGACAGAAGTGACCGGTGTATGCAGTACTGCAAATCTTGAAATGGTCAGATCGCTTGGTGCCGATAGAGTGATAGACTATACCAGAGAAGATTTCACCAAATCGGGCCAGAAGTACGATATAATTTTTGACGTAGTGGCCAAGAGCTCATTCTCACGATGCAAAAATGCTCTCAAGCCTGATGGGATCTATCTTACCACTTTTCCTTCGCCGGGGATAATGCTTCAGTCGATATGGACCTCAAAATTCAGCCGCAAAAAGGCGATGTTTGAGGCCACCGGTCTGAGATCGGCACGAGAAAAATCTAAAGACTTGCTTTTCCTTAAAGAGCTGACTGAGGCCGGAAAGTTAAAATCCGTCATTGATAGGAGTTATCCGCTGGAACAGATTGCTGAGGCGCATATATATGTTGAAAAAGGGCACAAGAAGGGAAATGTGATTATAACGTTATAACACGATGATGCACTTAATAAACAAACAGGATTAAAACGAAAACCCCTTTCGATAAGTCAATATCAAAACCCAAAATACTATTTCCACTAATCCTTTAATCAGAAATTCAAAGCTCACCGGTGTCTTGTTTCAGACCTTCTATGAGAACGGAATAGTCGGGTTTGTTGTTGGTGCCTATGCCATCGAGTTTAAGGGATATCTCCTTGAGAAAGTGGTTGTTTTCGAGGAGGATGACACCTATGGCTATTGTGTCGGGGTTTGGAACTGCACCACCATCGAATTGGATGACTTTCATGGGAGTAAAGGACCTCTTGTTGTAAGTTGATGGGATTGGCAATTTAAGCATGATGATGCTATAGCACGTAACACATTATTTTTTGTTTTTTAAAGCAGCTCCAATAGTAATAGTCATTACGGGAATAACTATATACCTCAATCCTATCTGTGAGAAATAATCTGTTATAGACATTCCTGACATTTGGACTAATATCAGCAAATCCAGTAGTATATTTATGGCGAACCATGTAAATCCAACAACAATCCCTTCTTTGTAGTATTCTGCATTTATATTTTTAAAATAGGAAACCAAAAGAAATCCAGCTGAGATAGAACCCACTACAATCATAATTGATTTAAATAAAAATATGTCAACTATCAGTACGCCCTCTTTTGTGTAAAAGAATAATGATGCAACAAAAGGTATTAACCATGATAAAAAGCCATAAATAATGTTCTTGAGGTATTTATTTTTCATATTCTTAATTTCAAAAAGTATTCTATTTAAAGACTTTTATCCCCCTATCTAAAAACGAATCACACACTATATGACCGGTAGTTAATCATTTTAAGGTGTTGAAGACAAATCAATTATGACAGATGGCGATATATTAGAGAACTACAGTTCATCATAGAAGACAATAGCTCTTTCTGCCACCTTCTGAGTCACTTCCTAATCTTCAAATAATAATTATTCTGCGTAGCAATTTCATCCAGTATGGAATGGAGCAATTTGGACTTATCTTTGATGTTTAATCCATTAGATTCATTTTTTGCTTTATCCAATGCTTCTTTCAATTCCTCAATCTCTAAAATGGTTGACGCAATACAATAATAACTTTTTGAACGACCCTCATTAAATTCCTGCAACATTTCTTTTAGCAATTGTTCTCTGGTCGCTTGCAACTTTTCAAACTCATTTACTCCATTTTTTTGAATAAAAGCAATATCTTCTTCAAGTTTCTGATAGCATTTGAATGAATCAGCCTTTTTCCCAGAATCTCTGTGTTTTTTCCATTTTTCACATGTTTTACTCTCTCTGCAATCCCAACAAAATTCAATTTCTTTTTTCTTTATTGCGCAAGTTATGAAAGGACAACCTACAGCCATTCTACCTTCACTTTTGCAGCCTAAACACCGACTTTCTGTATTCTGTGGTAATTTGGACAAAGTCTACAAGAAAGACCACATATTCCAATTAAAGGGTATTCTATTTTCATAGCCATTTTTTGTATATAATTTGCATTTACTATTTATGTTGTTGTCCCCATTTCAACTCCCCATTCAATTTCTTATGAATTTGCGGTTATACTTTTGAAACGAGTTGAGAAAAAAGGGTTGCGCCCTATGTAAGATAGATGCATTATAGTTTCCATTTAAAATAATAGTCAATGGCAGAAAATCCTTGGTAAAATCACCAAAGCTCTGTATAAATTCTCTATTGGTATTCAATAAGACTAAGAACTCATCTATTTTTTTTGACATAAGGAGAGATTAAATCCAGTTCCATTAGAAACCTTCAACGAAAAATCATTCAATTTGTAGCTGAAAAGGATTGATTTTCGACAATATATATAGTGATATTTTTATACAATTAATATGTATTTATTTTGTGGCTCTACATGCAATCCATAAAATGTCAGTATCGCTATTTGCAGTATTTGTTCTCTTTTCGATATTATTTTCCGGAATAGTAAGTGCAGAAGGAAATATATCTCCTATTGCCAATTTCATATCAAACGTTACATCGGGTACAGTTCCGCTTTCGGTATCTTTTACTGATCAATCATTGAACAGTCCCACTGGTTGGACATGGTATTTCGGCGATGAGAGTCTCACTGGTATGTGGACTCAGCTAACTTCAGATACTGACTGGTCAGCAAGATATGGTCATAGCAGCGTTGTTCTTCCTGACGGCAGTATAGTTATTATGGGTGGTTTTGGTGACAGTGGCTATACTAATGACGTTTGGCGTTCAAATGATAACGGTTCAACATGGACTCAGGTAAATTCAAATGCAGACTGGTCTGCAAGATATGGACATAGCAGCGTTGTTCTTCCTGACGGCAGTATAGTTATTATGGGTGGTTTTGGCGACAGTGGCTATATTAATGACGTTTGGCATTCAAATGATAATGGTTCAACATGGACTCAGGTAAATTCAAATGCAGACTGGTCTGCAAGATATGGACATAGCAGCATTGTTCTTCCTGACGGCAGTATCGTGCTTATGGGCGGTTCTGACGACAGTGGCTATACCAATGACGTTTGGCGTTCAACAGATTACGGTTCAACATGGACTGAGTTGAACTCAAGTGCAGGTTGGTTTGCAAGATCTAGTCATAGTAGTGTTGTTCTTTCTGATGGCAGTATCGTGCTTATGGGCGGTTATAATGACAGTGACTATACTAATGACGTTTGGCGTTCAATAGATTATGGTTCAACATGGACTGAGTTAAATTCAAGTGCAGGTTGGTCTGCAAGAGGCCGGCATAGCAGCGTTGTTCTTCCCGACGGCGGTATCGTGCTTATGGGCGGTTCTGGCTACAGTGAAAATATGAATGACGTTTGGCGTTCAAATGATAATGGTTCAACATGGACTGAGTTGAACTCAAGTGCAGGTTGGTCTGCAAGAATTCGTCATAGTAGTGTTGTTCTTCCTGATGGGAGTATCTTACTTATGGGCGGTCTTCCAAATAGTAGCTATATTAATGATGTCTGGCGTTTCATAACAGCTAGTTCATCGGAACAGAATCCTTCGCATACGTATATTCAACCAGGAATTTATCAGGTAACGTTACAGGCATACAATTCCAAAGGATATAACAGCACCATACAGGCAGATTATATCACAGTAACAGAACCTTCTGTACCAGTTACAAATTTCACAGCTAATGTCATGTCAGGTGCAGTTCCACTAACTGTTTATTTTACAGATCACTCAACCAATACACCTACTTCATGGGCCTGGAACTTCGGTGATGGGCAGACTTCAACTGAGCAGAACCCAAACCATATGTATGTCGCTGTCGGTACCTATACGGTAAGCTTGAACGCAACAAATATAGGTGGAAGTAATACAACCACCGAGGATAACTTAATCACCGTAACGGAACCATCTGCTTCAGTTCCATTTGATCCTGTATCTAATTTCAGTGTTAACGTTACTTCAGGTTCAGTTCCTCTTTCAGTCAGTTTTACAGATCTATCACAAAATGCAACGGTGTGGAGCTGGGACTTTGGAGACGGGATAAATTCAACCCAACAAAATCCGATGCATACTTTCTCTATAGTAGGAAACTATACAGTAAACCTGACCATAAGCAACGGAAATGCTACCAATTCATCCCTTGCTATAATCACTGTAACGAAAAGTATTCCTGAAATTACCTGGACTAATCCAGCTAATATCGTATACGGAACTGCATTAACCCCTACTCAGTTAAATGCGTTATCTTCAGTACCCGGTACTTTAGTATATAATCCATTACAAGGGACTATATTGGATGTAGGCCAGCATACCTTATATGTGGATTTCGCACCTACAGATACTGCAAACTATACTACAGCATCAAAGAATGTTATAATCAATGTTCTAAACGCGAATAATAGCATATATAATATTCTCCCTGTAGCAGATTTAAGTACGAACGTTACTAGCGGATATGTTCCCCTTTCTGTTCAGTTTACAGATATATCACAAAATGAAATATCAAGGACCTGGGACTTCAATAACGATGGCATCATTGACTCAAGAGATGCAAATCCCGTTTACACATACACTACTACAGGAACTTATATTG encodes:
- a CDS encoding NAD(P)-dependent alcohol dehydrogenase, whose protein sequence is MKAVVCPKYGPPEVFRLDEVEKPVPGDNEVLIKVHAANVTPADVAFRKGHPFMSRLFTGLLKPKFIPGDELAGEIEDVGKNVRGFKQGDKVFGSSGTTFGAHAEYVCLPEEAALSMKPDNTDYGEAVAICYSGLTALPFLRDKAGIKGGQQILINGASSSIGTLAVQLARYYGTEVTGVCSTANLEMVRSLGADRVIDYTREDFTKSGQKYDIIFDVVAKSSFSRCKNALKPDGIYLTTFPSPGIMLQSIWTSKFSRKKAMFEATGLRSAREKSKDLLFLKELTEAGKLKSVIDRSYPLEQIAEAHIYVEKGHKKGNVIITL
- a CDS encoding PKD domain-containing protein, translated to MSVSLFAVFVLFSILFSGIVSAEGNISPIANFISNVTSGTVPLSVSFTDQSLNSPTGWTWYFGDESLTGMWTQLTSDTDWSARYGHSSVVLPDGSIVIMGGFGDSGYTNDVWRSNDNGSTWTQVNSNADWSARYGHSSVVLPDGSIVIMGGFGDSGYINDVWHSNDNGSTWTQVNSNADWSARYGHSSIVLPDGSIVLMGGSDDSGYTNDVWRSTDYGSTWTELNSSAGWFARSSHSSVVLSDGSIVLMGGYNDSDYTNDVWRSIDYGSTWTELNSSAGWSARGRHSSVVLPDGGIVLMGGSGYSENMNDVWRSNDNGSTWTELNSSAGWSARIRHSSVVLPDGSILLMGGLPNSSYINDVWRFITASSSEQNPSHTYIQPGIYQVTLQAYNSKGYNSTIQADYITVTEPSVPVTNFTANVMSGAVPLTVYFTDHSTNTPTSWAWNFGDGQTSTEQNPNHMYVAVGTYTVSLNATNIGGSNTTTEDNLITVTEPSASVPFDPVSNFSVNVTSGSVPLSVSFTDLSQNATVWSWDFGDGINSTQQNPMHTFSIVGNYTVNLTISNGNATNSSLAIITVTKSIPEITWTNPANIVYGTALTPTQLNALSSVPGTLVYNPLQGTILDVGQHTLYVDFAPTDTANYTTASKNVIINVLNANNSIYNILPVADLSTNVTSGYVPLSVQFTDISQNEISRTWDFNNDGIIDSRDANPVYTYTTTGTYIVNLTVSNANGTASKLATINALQVRSSNNGGSSGGGSSTSGGGGGAGSAEDFENVLLKDITNAYLIMNVNASYEFTKEGNPIQSISFYSLKNSGEITSTIEVLNNKSKLVNSTPEGSVYKYLNIWVGKFGFATEANIKDPKVKFKVDNSWMQGMGISPEDIRLQRHNGTAWNVLPTVIVNKTTSYVVFESQSPGFSPFVITAEKAIIFSEISNEETPTIKEENKNEIENAVEHVNKEQAQTGGSSVWIVFLFMLSIGAFAVGYEYMKKQ